One window from the genome of Nicotiana sylvestris chromosome 9, ASM39365v2, whole genome shotgun sequence encodes:
- the LOC138877318 gene encoding uncharacterized protein — MVPKDGKEYSDIDRKAVEKNYRTKKILVCGIGPDEYNRVSVCDSTKEIWEALQTPHEGTTQDMHTRFASIINELHSLRDVIPRNKLIRKILNVLPGSWESKVNAVTEAKDL; from the exons ATGGTGCCGAAAGACGGAAAGGAGTACAGTGATATTGACAGAAAAGccgtagaaaagaactatcgtaccaagaaaatcttggtatgtggtataggacctgatgagtacaacagagtcTCAGTTTGTGATTCtaccaaagaaatatgggaagcattgcaaaccccacacgaaggaactactcag gatatgcacactagattcgcatccatcataaatgagcttcattcacttagagatgttattcccagaaacaagcttaTAAGGAAAATTCTCAATGTTCTACCTGGATCTTGGGAGAGTAAGGTGAATGCCgtcactgaagctaaagatctataa